DNA from Asanoa sp. WMMD1127:
GTCAGCGGCCAGGTGCTCTTCCACTCGCTCGGTCTGTTCCCCTCCCTCTTGACCATCCTGATCCCCAGCTTCCTGCTCTTCGACGACCTGGTCCACCGAGGCGCCGCGGGATGGCTCACGGTCGCCTGGGTCCTTGTTCTCGGGCTCCTCGCCACCATGCCGATCGGCATCATCATCGGTTCGCTGGTGCCCAACGTTCAGAAGGTCGGCACCTGGGGGATGCTCCCGATCATGGTGCTCACCGCCATCTCCGGCATCTTCTACCCGATCCAGGCGCTGTGGGGCTGGGTCCAGGTCGTGGCCCAACTCTTTCCCGTGTACTGGCTCGGGCTCGGCATGCGATCGGCGTTCCTGCCAGAGTCTGCGGCAACGCTCGAGATCGGTGACTCGTGGCGCACACTGGAGACGATCAGCGTCCTCAGCGCCTGGGCCATTGCCGGGGTGCTGGTGGCCCCGATCGTGCTGCGCCGGATGGCCCGTCGGCAATCGGGGTCCCAAGTGGAAGCCGCGCGCCACGAAGCCGTTCAGTGGGTGCGGTAGTCGACTAGGTGGGCGTCCAGCGCAGCCAGGTGCGGTCCTGGCCGAAACCGGCCCGGGTATAGAGCGACACCGCCCGGTCGCTCGAGTGCACGGTCACGTGCTCCAGCGACAACTGTTCAGCGCAGGCCAGCACCTCGGCCAGCAACGCCGCCCCCACGCCGCGGCCGCGCGCCGAGGGCAGCACGTACACCGACTGCACGTCGCCGAACCGGCGGTCGCGCCGCGACCGGCTCGGCACCCGCGCCGCGACGAACAGCCAGGCCATCCCGACCACCCGCCCGTCCAGCTCGGCGACGAACGGCAGGTGGGTCTCCACATGCGCGGCCAGCCACTCGGAGAACGACGTGTCGAACGCGTCATCGGCCACCCCGTCGCGGCGTAGCGCCGACAGCGCCGCCGCGTCGGCGACGGTCGCCCGCCGCACGACCACGCTCACCCCGTCGCCGCCAGCACCCGGTGGAGCAGCGAGTTGAGCTGCGCGGCCTCGGCCGCGGACAGGCCGAGCGCCGCAGGCCGGTTCATCCGCGCGATGATCGGCCAGGCCCGCCCGAGCAGCTCGTGCCCGGCGGCGGTCAGGCTGACCGACAGCGGCTGCCCCCGCCGCGGCGCCGGGTGTGTGACGAGGCCTTCGGCGACCAGCCCGCGCAGCAGCGAGCCCATGCTCTGCGGCGTGACCCGCACCTGCCGGGCGAGCTCCGCCGACGACATGCCCGGGTTGCGGCTCAGCGTGGCCAGGATGCCGAACAGGTGCGGCTTGAGGCCCACCTTGGCCAGCTCGGCCGTGAACATCCGGCTGAGCGCGTGGCTGGCCCGGACGACGGTCCACGGGACCACGGCGTCGTCGTCGAACTCCATGTTTAGTAGCGTATGGTCCCGGCTAACCATAAGTCTCCTTACACCCCGGCCGAGAGGCGACAGCGATGTGGACCGAGTGGATCCTGCGGCACCGGCGGCTCGTCATGCTCGGCTGGCTGGTGCTCGCGGTGATCGGCGGCGCCCTGGCACCGCGGGCGATCGACCGGCTCAGCTACGACTTCAGCTTCCCGGGCCAGCCGGCCTACGAGGCCAACCAGCGGATCCAGGAGACCTTCGGTGGCGGCGGCGACGTGGACCCGCTGGTCGTCACCGTCACCCTGCCCGAGGGAAAGACCTTCGACGATCCCGGCGTACGCGATGAGCTCGCCGCCGCGTTCGGTCGGCTCCAGCGGCCGGACTGGCGGGTCGCCTCCCCGCTCGACGTCGCCGACGCCGACGCGTTCGTCCGCGACGACACCGCGTTCGCCCTGGTCTATCCGCCGCTCACCCCCGGCCCCGCCCCGTACGCCGCCGCCCTCCCCCAGCTCGAAGGCGCGCTGGCCGGTGTCACCGTAGGTGGCGCGCAACCGCTGGTCACCGGCGTCGACCCGCTCAACGAGAGCGGCGGCGGGTCCGACCGGCCCATCATCGTGGAGATCGCGCTCGGCGCCGGCGGCGCGCTGATCGTGCTGGCGCTGGCCTTCGGCTCGCTGCTCGCCCTGGTGCCCCTGCTGATGGCCGCCGTCGCGATCACCACGACGTTCCTGCTGGTCCTGGCACTGACCGCCGGCCTCGACGTCTCGTTCATCGTGCAGTACCTGGTGGGTCTGATCGGCCTCGGCGTCGCCATCGACTACGCGTTGCTGCTGGTCATGCGCTGGCGCGAGGAGCGCGCGGGCGGGGCCGACAACGAGCAGGCGGTACGCACGGCGATGGCCACCGCCGGCCGCGCTGTCGTGTTCAGCGGGGTCACGGTGGCGATCTCGCTGCTCGCGTTGATCGTGCTCCCCCTGCCGTTCCTGCGCAGCGTCGGCCTCGGCGGCCTGCTGATCCCGCTGGTCAGCGTGCTGGTCGCGGTGACCCTGCTGCCGGCGCTGCTCGCCTCCGTCGGTCCCAGGCTGGAGTGGCCCCGCCGCAAGCTGCCGAAGACGGAGAGCCGGTCCTGGCACGCCATCGGCGGGTTCGTCGTCCGGCACCGCTGGCTCTCCGCCGTCCTCGCCACCGCCGCCCTGGTCGTCATGGCCCTGCCCGTCTTCGGCCTGCGCCTCGGTTCGCCGGAGCTCGCGGCGATCGGGGGCGGCGACAGCCCGGCCGCCGTGGGCTACCAGAACCTGGCCGAGGCCGGCGCGGCCGGCGCGCTGCGGCCGATCGAGGTCGTCACCACGGATCCGGCGGCGGCCGAGCGGCTGGCCGGCGTGGAGGGCGTGTGGGAGGTGGTCGCCCCGAACGGGCCCGGCTGGACGGCCGGCGACCAGCGGCTGGTGCCCGTGCTGTTGACGGAGGACCCGGCGTCGCCGGCGGGCGCGGCGACGGTCGACCGGATCCGGGCGGCGGCGCCGGGCGAGGTCGGCGGCACGGCGGCGCAGGACGCCGACGCGGTCGACGCGATCTACGGTGACAGCTGGTGGGTGCTCGCCCTCGTCGTGGTGATCACGTTCGCGCTGCTGGCCCGGGCGCTCCGGTCGATCTGGCTGCCGATCAAGGCGCTGCTGCTCAACGTGGTGTCGATCGCGGCGGCGTACGGCCTCACGGTGTTGATCTGGCAGGACGGCTACGGCAGCGAGGCCCTGTTCGGCACGGAGTCCAGCGGGTCGGTCACGGTGTGGGTGCCGATCGCCGCGTTCTCGTTCCTGTTCGGGCTGTCGATGGACTACGAGGTGTTCATCCTGTCCCGGATCCGCGAGGGCCACGACGCCGGCCTGTCGACCGACGAGGCGACGGTGCACGGCATCGCGTACACCGGGCGGTTGGTCACCTCGGCCGCGCTCATCCTGGTGCTGGCGTTCATCGCGCTGTCGACGGTGCCGGTGGTCGACGTGAAGATCTTCGCGACGACGCTGGCCCTCGGCATCGCCCTCGACGCGACGATCGTCCGCGGCATCCTGACCCCCGCCTTGGTGGCCGCGTTCGGCCGCGTCAACTGGTGGTGGCCGGGCCGCCGATCCGCGTGATCGCGCGTCGGGCCCTGTCCCGCTCCCACGGTGTGCGGCGGGGGTTGTCGGCGATGCGGCGTAGGGCCGGCAACGCCCGCTCGTCCGCGAAGCGCGGCGCCGCGTCCACGGCCGCCTGGCGGGCCGCGTCGTGGCGGTCGCCGAGCAGGCGGGGCAGCAGGTCGGTCAAGGCGGGGCTCCGCCGGGCCAGCAGGCTCGCCACCGCCGTCGCCCGCAGATAGCCGTGGCCCGCCTCCCGCACCTGGGCCGCCGCCACCAGGATCGCCAGCGAACCCGGCGTGTCCAGCTCGCGGAGCGCGTGCGCGACGTTGGTGTCGCGGCGGAGCGCCGGGGTCGCGACGACGACCGCCTCGAAGCGCTCGGGCCACCGGCGGGCGGCGACGTGCACCGTCTCGGAGGCGTCCTCCACGACGTCGCGCGGATGGGCGCCGGGTGCCCCGGTCGGCGGGCGCGGCACGGTGCCGGCCACCACCGCGAGCAGGGCCGCGCACGCCGTGTCCGGCAATGTCTCGAACCGGGCCAGCGCGTCCGGGAACCCCGACCCGCCGGCGGCGGTGAGCAACCGGGCGACCTCCTCCGCGGCGTCCACAAGGGAACGTTACAACCGAGGTCCAACCGGGCGCGGGGCGCGACCGGGGCGGCGTGCGGCGGGTGTCGTCGGGCAGAATCACCAAAATGACCGCCAACGAGTCGTCCTTCGACGAGACCGTCGTCGACGACCCGGCGGCCCGGGCGCTCTACTGGGTGCTGTTCCCGTTGCTGGGCGCGGCGCTCGGCTGGGTCGTCCAGTGGGGGGCCGGCTGGGTCGTGGGCCTGCCCTGGGCGCCGTTCAAGTTCGTGTTCCGGTTCGTCGACGAGGCGCCCGACGTGCAGGCGACGCTGGCCTGCGTGGGAGTGGGCCTGGTGCTCGGTCTGGTCGTGGCGGTGCTGGCGGTCGCCGACATGCTGGTCGTGCGGGTCGGGCCGAGCGAGGTCACGCTCACGCGGGGCGGCAACAAGGCCAAGGCGCGGCGGATGTCCCGGGGCGAGGTCACCGGCGTCTTCTTCGACCGCAAGGAGCTCGTCGTGCTCGGCCGGGAGGCCCGCGAGCTGGCCCGGGAGAAGACCGACCTGAGCAAGAAGGCGGTCGAGGCGGCGTTCACCGCCAAGGGCTACCCGTGGCTGGCCGGCGGCGACCCGCACCGCGACGAGTTCCGCATCTGGACCCGGCTCGACGACGACCTGCCCGGTGTGGCGCACGGCCTGCTCATCGACCGGGCCACCGCGCTCGAGAAGGGCCGGACCGAGGAGGCCGCGCAGCTGCGCGAGCAGCTGCTCAAGCTCGGCTTCGTGGTCCGCGACGAGAACAAGAAGCAGCACTGGCGGCGCGACCGACGGGAGCTGGCGTGATCCGGATCGCGATGTGGTCGGGTCCGCGCAACGTCTCGACCGCCCTGATGCGCAGCTTCGGCGCGCGGGCCGACTGCGCCGTGGTCGACGAGCCGCTCTACGCCTTCTACCTGGCGGCCACCGGGCTCGACCACCCGGGCCGGGCGGCGATCCTGGCCAGCCAGCCCACCCACTGGTGGGGCGCGGTCGACGCGCTGCGCCGGCCCGCCGGCAAGGCGCTGCAGTACGAGAAGCACATGGCGCACCACCTGCTGCCCGAGGTGGGCCGGGAGTGGTTGGGCGAGGTCGTCAACGCGTACCTGATCCGGGATCCGGCGCATGTGGTCGCCTCGTACGCCAAGGTCCGTGGCACGCCGACGCTCGAGGACCTCGGCTATCCGCAGCAGGTGGAGATCTTCCGCGCCCACGGCGGGCCGGTGCTCGACTCGGCGGCGCTGCTGCGCGACCCCGCAGGCCAGCTCCGCAAGCTCTGCGCCGAGCTGGGCATCGAGTTCGACCCGGCGATGCTGACCTGGCCGGCCGGTCGGCGGGACAGCGACGGGGTCTGGGCCCCGCACTGGTACGCGGCGGTCGAGCGGTCCACCGGCTTCGCGCCCTACCGCGACGAGCCGGTCGACGTGCCCGCCCACCTGACGCACCTGGTGGAGGCGGCGCAGCCGTTCTACGACGAGCTGGCCGCACACCGGCTCTAGAGCTCCTGAGCGTTGGCCCGGGCGTACGCCTGGTAGATCCCGGACAGCTTGGCGGTCACCGGACCCACCTCGCCGGCGCCGACGACGCGGCCGTCGATCGTCGTCACCGCGGCCAGCTCGCCCATCGTCCCGGTGCAGAACACCTCGTCGGCGTTGTACATCTCGACCAGGCTCACGTCGCGCACCTCGGTCGGGACGCCGGCTTCCGGTGCCAGCTTCAGCACGGTGTCGCGGGTGATCCCTTCCGGACACGCGACGGTACGCGGGGTGACCAGCCCGCCGTCCACCACCGCGAACAGGTGCGTGGCGTTGGTCTCGGCCACGAAGCCCCGGGAGTCCAACATGAGCGCGTCGTCGGCGCCGGCCACGTTGGCCTCGATCTTCGCGAGGATCGAGTTGAGCAGGTTCGCGTGGTGGATCTTCGGGTCGAGCACGTCGGCGCCGGGCCGGCGGACACTCGAGGTGATCAGCGTCAGGCCCGACGTGTCGTACACGGGCGGTTTGTGCTCGGCGAGCACGATCAACGTGCAGCCCGCGGTGTTGAGCCGCGGGTCCATGCCGCTGGTGAGCTTGACGCCGCGGGTCAGGGTCAGTCGCACGTGTACGCCGTCGCGCATGTCGTTGGCCGCCAGCGTCTCGCGGACGGCGGCCGTTATGTCCGCATTGGACGGTATGCCGGCGAAGTTGAGCGCGCTGGCCGAACGGCGCAGGCGGGTGAGGTGGGCGTCGAGCGCGAAGATCCGGCCGTCGTAAAGCCGCAGGCCCTCCCAGACGGCGTCGCCACCCTGGACAACCGAGTCGAACGGCGACAAACCGGGCTCGTCCCGGTGCCGCAGCACGCCGTTGACCGAATACCGGATGTCGGCGTTCCGCGCGTCGTAGCTCTGCAGCATTCACCCAGCAGATCACGGCTATCCACACGACTAGCGCGCAGGGCCGCCGCACGGGCAGAGTGTCTGGCGTGTCGCTGCCCTCCCCGCTCGCCGCCGCGCTCCGCCAGGCCCAGGCGCTGCGCGACGCCGGCGACCTGCCCACGGCCCGCGCCATGCTCGAAGACGCGGTCGACGCCGCCCGCCCGGTGCTCGGCGACGACCACCCGGAGCTGCTGGGCGGCCAACACGCCCTGGCCACCCTGCACCGCGAGGCCGACGACCCGACCGCCGCGCGCCGGGTCCTGGAGGAAGCCCTCGCCGCCGGCGAACTGCACCGCGGCGAAGCCGATCCGCTGCTGCTGGCCCTTTCCTACGACCTGGGCGCCGTGGCCGAGGAGCTCGGCAACCGCCACGAGGCCCGCCGCAACTTCACCCGGGTCACGACGTACGGGCCGGCCGCGTTCGGTGAAGACCATCACATGGTCCGGTCCGCGGCCGCCTACCTGTCGTCCGCGGGTGGGGAACTGCCCCCGCTGCCCCCGCTCCAGCCGACGGTCGCGCCCCCGCCGCCCGGTGGGCCGGCGTTCGGCGCGCCATCCGGAGACGCGCCGTTCGCCGCTGGCCGCGGCCCCAAGGGTCGACCGACGCATCTCGGCGAAGCGACGCGAGACGCGCCGCCGCGGTTCGCGCCGTCCGCCGGGCCGCCGACGAGTTGGCCGCCGCAGGCGCCGCCGGCCGAGCGCACCGGCGCGAGCACGACGGGGGCTCCGGCCTGGCCGGGGCGTGAGGTGGCGCCCGGAGTCTTCGCGCCTGGCCAGGCCGATGCCGCCGCCCGAGCCGCGATCGAGGCGCCGACGCAGGCGCTGCCGACGCAGCGGCCGCCGGGCGGGCAGGCAGCACCGGCCGCCTGGTTCGACGCGAACGCGACCCCGGAGAGCCCGCCCGGGCCGTGGGGACCGCCACCGTCCAAGCCAGCCGGGGCCGCGTGGGGCGGCGGGCCGCCGGCCGGTGCCACCGAGCCGTGGGGGCGGGAGGTGGCGCCGGCGGGCGATCGGTTGCCCACGGCTCTCGGAAACCGCCACGAGCCCGCCGCCTCTCCTGCGACGGCGGTCGAGGTGGCGCCCGTATCCCTGCATGGTCCGATGGCTGCCGCCGCGGCGCGGGAGCGGGCGCGGGGGCGCAGTGCGACGGTGGCCGCGTTCGTCGCCGCCGGCGCGGCGGTCGTGCTGGCGCTGGTGGTGCTGTTCGTGGTGTTCCGGCGGGAGACCGAGCCGCCGCGGGTGGGCGCGGTGCCCGACATCAGCGCGGGCGCGCCGGTGCCGAGCGGGCCGGCGCTGGGCGGTGAACCCCCCAGTGACCTGGCGGTACGCGCGGACGGCGACGCGCTGCTGGTCACCTGGACCGATCCGACGGCGGGAACGGTGCCGTTCATCCTCGCCGCGGGGCGGGCGGGCACCCAGTTGCGGGCGATGGCGACGATCGAGCCCGGTGTGACCCGATATCTGGCGAACGGGCTGAGCACCAAGGCGGACTACTGCTTCACGGTGGTGGCGGTCTATTCGACCGACAAGTACGCGGCGTCCGGTCAGGTGTGCACCAACCGTACGGCCGATGCTCCGCGGTAATCCACAAGACACGGTGCGTACGCGCGAATGGACTGACCTGCGTTGACGTGAGGTTGGTTCGCCGTTGTCCACAGGGCACCGGAGCACTGTCCACAGCCGACCACGACGGGTCCACTTCGCCATCGACGTACCCATATGATGGCCCCTGGCTTCGGGGAGGAACGCCAGGCGACCGGGTCGCCGCACACAGGGGTGGGAGGGGCAGCCGGCTGTGGCCACCACAGACAACGGCACCACGACGGGCGGCGACGGCGCCGCGGAAGATCTCGGCAAGGCGCTCGACGCCGCGCTGGGCAAGCCGCGGCGGCGTGTCCCGCGCGGCGGTCTGGTGACCGGCGGCGTGGTGCTCGCGCTCGTGGCGGCGATGGGCTTCACGGTGCTCGGGTTGGGCGTCGCCGACAACGCGGTGGCCAACTACGACGCGAGCTCCTGGTTGTGGAGCCGGGCCAAGAGCGAGGTGGCCCGGGTCAACGGGCTGACCGGCCGGGTCGACACCCGCGTCGAGGTCGCCCAGGCCCGCAACCACGCGATGCAGGTGACCCAGACCGACCGCTTCCTGATCCTCCGCGACCTGACCACCGGCCAGATCAGCTCGCTCGACCTGGCCACGCTCCAGGTCATGGCGACCACCCGCACCACGTCGGGCCTCGGCGTCAGCGTCGCGCTGCAGGACGACGCGGCGTTCGTGGTCGACGCGCCGCAGGGCGTGGTCCGCCAGCTCGACCCGCGGTCGCTGGTGCCGATCGGCGAGCCGGTGCGCTACCCGCCCGGCATCTCGGGCGGCACGTTCGACGGCGCGGGGCGGCTGTGGGTGGCCGTGCCGAGCGAGGGCACCGTTTCCGCGATCACGCCCGCGCCGCTGCCGAGCGCGCCGGCCGATCCGCTGCCGACCGGCGGCGCCGCGCTGGCCGGCGTCTCCCAGCCCGGCGGGTCCGGCGGTGGCATCAGCCCCACCCAGGTCAAGACCGTGACCGTGGCCGACCCGAGCCACGACCTCGCGGTGAGCACCCTCGACGACGGCGTGGCGGTGCTCGACCGCACGACCGGCGCGCTGACCACCGTCCGCGGCGAGCGCGAGCACCAGGTGATCCTGCAACTGCCGGGCGCCGGCGCGGTGCCGCCCCGCACCAACGGCGACCGGGTCCCGGTGACCGTCGCCGAGGGCCGGCACGTCGTGGTGGTCGGCGAGGGCGGGCCGGTCTCCCGGTTCGTGGTGCCGGGCCAGGGCGCTCAGCTGCGGCCGGCGGTGGCCTGGGCGGGCCGCTTCTACTGCGCCGACGAGCGCTCGGGCACCGTGCACGTCTTCGACGAGCGCGGCCAGCTGGTGGAGACGATCGAGGTCAAGGGGGCCAACGGGCCGCTCGAGCTCGAGGTCCGCGAGAACTACCTGTTCATCAACGCCCCCAACTCGTCGACCGCGCGGGTCGTCGACGACAAGCACCAGGTTCGGGTGGTCGACAAATACGCCGACGACGTGCTGGGCGGCGACCCGCCGAAGGATCCGCCGCTCCCGCCGCCGCCGAAGAAGGACGTCGTCAGCAAGCCGGGCGCGCCGCGCGCGGTGACCGCGACGGCCGGTGACAAGGTGGCCCGGGTGAGCTGGCGCGCGGCCGACGCCAACGGCTCCGCGATCACGAAATACGTGGTCGAGGGCGGTCCGCAGCCGCTCGAGGTCGGCGCGCGGCAGCGGTCGGTCGAGATCGGCGGGCTGACCAACGGCGAGACCTACCGGTTCGCGGTGCACGCGGTCAACGGCAAGGGCGCCGGCCCGGCCAAGCGCAGCAACCCCGTGATGCCGACCGCCGAGGTGCCCGACCCGCCGGCCGCCGTGACCGCCGAGGCCCGGCCCGACGGCACGGTCCGGGTCAGCTGGCCCGCGGCCGACGGGCAGGGCAACCGCATCGCGAAATACTCGGTGACGGCCGCGTCCGCCGGCGCCACCGCGCCGGCCGGCGAGACCGCCAAGACCGAACTGGTCGTGCCGGCGGGCGAGCTGGAATACGGCACGCAATACGCGTTCACCGTGGTCGCCGTCAGCGACAAGGGCGCCGCGTCGAAGCCGTCGACCGCGAGCGACACGGTGGTGCCGTTCACGGTGCCCGGCCAGCCGGCGGGCATCGCGGCGGTCGCGCCCAACGAGCCCGGCACGGTCACGGTCAGCTGGCAGCCGCCGGCCGACAACGGGCGGCCGATCCTCGAATACGTGGTCAAGGTCAACGGCCAGACGCTGCGTACGCCGGAGACCAGCTACAAGATCACGGGGCTGGCGGAGGGCCAGCCGGCCACC
Protein-coding regions in this window:
- a CDS encoding ABC transporter permease is translated as MLSIRSPQDQGFYLFVSVVVVGYLFVRRNTQVDGTSLLLPSVSMPSILGGLVAFGVIIGPAYALAMEREDGTLLRAKAVPRGILGYVSGQVLFHSLGLFPSLLTILIPSFLLFDDLVHRGAAGWLTVAWVLVLGLLATMPIGIIIGSLVPNVQKVGTWGMLPIMVLTAISGIFYPIQALWGWVQVVAQLFPVYWLGLGMRSAFLPESAATLEIGDSWRTLETISVLSAWAIAGVLVAPIVLRRMARRQSGSQVEAARHEAVQWVR
- a CDS encoding GNAT family N-acetyltransferase; protein product: MSVVVRRATVADAAALSALRRDGVADDAFDTSFSEWLAAHVETHLPFVAELDGRVVGMAWLFVAARVPSRSRRDRRFGDVQSVYVLPSARGRGVGAALLAEVLACAEQLSLEHVTVHSSDRAVSLYTRAGFGQDRTWLRWTPT
- a CDS encoding MarR family winged helix-turn-helix transcriptional regulator, which codes for MEFDDDAVVPWTVVRASHALSRMFTAELAKVGLKPHLFGILATLSRNPGMSSAELARQVRVTPQSMGSLLRGLVAEGLVTHPAPRRGQPLSVSLTAAGHELLGRAWPIIARMNRPAALGLSAAEAAQLNSLLHRVLAATG
- a CDS encoding MMPL family transporter; the protein is MWTEWILRHRRLVMLGWLVLAVIGGALAPRAIDRLSYDFSFPGQPAYEANQRIQETFGGGGDVDPLVVTVTLPEGKTFDDPGVRDELAAAFGRLQRPDWRVASPLDVADADAFVRDDTAFALVYPPLTPGPAPYAAALPQLEGALAGVTVGGAQPLVTGVDPLNESGGGSDRPIIVEIALGAGGALIVLALAFGSLLALVPLLMAAVAITTTFLLVLALTAGLDVSFIVQYLVGLIGLGVAIDYALLLVMRWREERAGGADNEQAVRTAMATAGRAVVFSGVTVAISLLALIVLPLPFLRSVGLGGLLIPLVSVLVAVTLLPALLASVGPRLEWPRRKLPKTESRSWHAIGGFVVRHRWLSAVLATAALVVMALPVFGLRLGSPELAAIGGGDSPAAVGYQNLAEAGAAGALRPIEVVTTDPAAAERLAGVEGVWEVVAPNGPGWTAGDQRLVPVLLTEDPASPAGAATVDRIRAAAPGEVGGTAAQDADAVDAIYGDSWWVLALVVVITFALLARALRSIWLPIKALLLNVVSIAAAYGLTVLIWQDGYGSEALFGTESSGSVTVWVPIAAFSFLFGLSMDYEVFILSRIREGHDAGLSTDEATVHGIAYTGRLVTSAALILVLAFIALSTVPVVDVKIFATTLALGIALDATIVRGILTPALVAAFGRVNWWWPGRRSA
- a CDS encoding HEAT repeat domain-containing protein gives rise to the protein MDAAEEVARLLTAAGGSGFPDALARFETLPDTACAALLAVVAGTVPRPPTGAPGAHPRDVVEDASETVHVAARRWPERFEAVVVATPALRRDTNVAHALRELDTPGSLAILVAAAQVREAGHGYLRATAVASLLARRSPALTDLLPRLLGDRHDAARQAAVDAAPRFADERALPALRRIADNPRRTPWERDRARRAITRIGGPATTS
- a CDS encoding HAD family hydrolase, producing MIRIAMWSGPRNVSTALMRSFGARADCAVVDEPLYAFYLAATGLDHPGRAAILASQPTHWWGAVDALRRPAGKALQYEKHMAHHLLPEVGREWLGEVVNAYLIRDPAHVVASYAKVRGTPTLEDLGYPQQVEIFRAHGGPVLDSAALLRDPAGQLRKLCAELGIEFDPAMLTWPAGRRDSDGVWAPHWYAAVERSTGFAPYRDEPVDVPAHLTHLVEAAQPFYDELAAHRL
- a CDS encoding aminotransferase class IV, which codes for MLQSYDARNADIRYSVNGVLRHRDEPGLSPFDSVVQGGDAVWEGLRLYDGRIFALDAHLTRLRRSASALNFAGIPSNADITAAVRETLAANDMRDGVHVRLTLTRGVKLTSGMDPRLNTAGCTLIVLAEHKPPVYDTSGLTLITSSVRRPGADVLDPKIHHANLLNSILAKIEANVAGADDALMLDSRGFVAETNATHLFAVVDGGLVTPRTVACPEGITRDTVLKLAPEAGVPTEVRDVSLVEMYNADEVFCTGTMGELAAVTTIDGRVVGAGEVGPVTAKLSGIYQAYARANAQEL
- a CDS encoding tetratricopeptide repeat protein gives rise to the protein MSLPSPLAAALRQAQALRDAGDLPTARAMLEDAVDAARPVLGDDHPELLGGQHALATLHREADDPTAARRVLEEALAAGELHRGEADPLLLALSYDLGAVAEELGNRHEARRNFTRVTTYGPAAFGEDHHMVRSAAAYLSSAGGELPPLPPLQPTVAPPPPGGPAFGAPSGDAPFAAGRGPKGRPTHLGEATRDAPPRFAPSAGPPTSWPPQAPPAERTGASTTGAPAWPGREVAPGVFAPGQADAAARAAIEAPTQALPTQRPPGGQAAPAAWFDANATPESPPGPWGPPPSKPAGAAWGGGPPAGATEPWGREVAPAGDRLPTALGNRHEPAASPATAVEVAPVSLHGPMAAAAARERARGRSATVAAFVAAGAAVVLALVVLFVVFRRETEPPRVGAVPDISAGAPVPSGPALGGEPPSDLAVRADGDALLVTWTDPTAGTVPFILAAGRAGTQLRAMATIEPGVTRYLANGLSTKADYCFTVVAVYSTDKYAASGQVCTNRTADAPR
- a CDS encoding fibronectin type III domain-containing protein is translated as MGKPRRRVPRGGLVTGGVVLALVAAMGFTVLGLGVADNAVANYDASSWLWSRAKSEVARVNGLTGRVDTRVEVAQARNHAMQVTQTDRFLILRDLTTGQISSLDLATLQVMATTRTTSGLGVSVALQDDAAFVVDAPQGVVRQLDPRSLVPIGEPVRYPPGISGGTFDGAGRLWVAVPSEGTVSAITPAPLPSAPADPLPTGGAALAGVSQPGGSGGGISPTQVKTVTVADPSHDLAVSTLDDGVAVLDRTTGALTTVRGEREHQVILQLPGAGAVPPRTNGDRVPVTVAEGRHVVVVGEGGPVSRFVVPGQGAQLRPAVAWAGRFYCADERSGTVHVFDERGQLVETIEVKGANGPLELEVRENYLFINAPNSSTARVVDDKHQVRVVDKYADDVLGGDPPKDPPLPPPPKKDVVSKPGAPRAVTATAGDKVARVSWRAADANGSAITKYVVEGGPQPLEVGARQRSVEIGGLTNGETYRFAVHAVNGKGAGPAKRSNPVMPTAEVPDPPAAVTAEARPDGTVRVSWPAADGQGNRIAKYSVTAASAGATAPAGETAKTELVVPAGELEYGTQYAFTVVAVSDKGAASKPSTASDTVVPFTVPGQPAGIAAVAPNEPGTVTVSWQPPADNGRPILEYVVKVNGQTLRTPETSYKITGLAEGQPATVSVTARNEAGEGPAATDTATTIAKPTVTLGAARVTSTTVTVPVTVNTNGSPTQCQVTISYGGRSVPSGWRACGDIALDAWRAGTAYSYVASARNAAGQVDQPARSATTTAVNGVVTCNDSGGTYCDTGIGIYTGTRQVQSESPGTAQNGTRFQAWCKKTGTNIRAVQYNGNKASTWWVQITFRGDTTYIPFAWFNLDNGDNINGLPTCV